In Leishmania braziliensis MHOM/BR/75/M2904 complete genome, chromosome 27, the DNA window CTCTCCGCCTTCCCTCACAGGTAAGACACGAGAAGacgcgcgcgcctgcagaTGTTTCTTCCGCCCTATCAAAGCCCTTCCAACCGCCCTGGTCACTGTTCCGGTGTACGCATGCATGCGCGCATACGTGAGTGGTGagcgacagagacgcacgGGGCGGTCTGCAGAACTCCTCTGCGCCGCGgtgtttcttcttgttgCCACTCCCCTCGCATTCTTTGCTCATCTACAGCAGCCGGCCCATTGCTGTGGAGTGTTGGGCAggtgtgcgcttgtgtgaAGCATCCACCTGCGGGTGCAGcagacccccctccccctctctctctgcgtgcgcggaTGCGTTACAGCGCAGGGCATTGAGGAGCATCCTCGTGTGgctctcgttctccttcgctctctgtctCGTCACCTCAGCCCTTCTGCTTTtccctcgtcctcctcctcctccccgctggTATACGTATGCGCCTGGTGGCGTGCGACAacggcgccatcgcgtgcggcactgctgcatccTCCGTAGGTCTTGGTCACGCGGGTTAcactcacacccacacccacacacagacgtgtCCTTTTCGAAAGAAAAGTGCGTTGGCCTTCTTGGCGCTCTCGCGCTGCGGTGTCGAGTAGGGCGAGGACGCTGCTGAGATGTCCCTCACCTCCACGACGTCACTACCCCCCGCCCACGCCACCGCGGACGCCTCGCTGTGGGAggcgcttgcggcggagtgcCGGAAGTGTTCAATGAGCCTCTGCAAGTGCAAGCACGAGACCGAGCGGCTTGTGCGCTCGATGGAAGGAGTGCTGTTCTGTGTTGCACTCGAGGACATGCCGCACTCCGTGTGCGGTGCGAAGCATTTCAgcgctgcttcacctcctctcggTTTGCTCTAGAGGGGGGCGtgcgatgacgacggcgtCTCTTCTTCTACCCCGGGGAGTCgtgcaccaccgcccacccaaagttgtgcgtgggtgcctgtgcggcGCCTCGCCTCGCCCCTCCGCGCCGTACAGCCGGGGCAATGAGGCTTCCATCGCTCGTACGGCTtttgccgttgctgctcaaGCGCTGTTTgtgcccctcccttctctctctttccccgtaGGTACCCCCCGCTTCCTCTtgtgctgctttgcaccgACATGTGACAGCGCATGCAGACTCATCTTAtcctcttccccacaccTGCAGTCCGCCTGCGTGTGGCGCTATCTGGTGCACTCAGCACATCCTCCGTCGGTGtcgtctctcttgttttgctGAAGCATCCCGTGTTGTGCCCTCCGCTGGTGTGCAACCTATCCGCGCTCatggggtggtgggtggtggtggtggtggggcgacTCCACTGTGCCTCCCTCGGCAGTGTTGTACCCCGTCTTCTTTGCCGTTTCGCACCCGCTCTGCTGTACGAACCCACAAGTGGCTCtcgcgctttctctttccccgcctcgttctcctccgTGCCACTCGTCTCTCTACACTGCGTCCTCTTCTTGCGACGACCacgccacagccaccacccacaGGCACGCTTGGGCTTGTGTCTCGTACACTCCTCGCCTTCTCGCGGTTAATCCCCGGcacgtctcgctctcttctgtGACGCTGTGCAGCGCCCACCATCGTTTTCTGCTCCCGTCAGTgtgtgccgcctctgcctctccaccagtgccgccatgtccgccaacccgctgcttcagcagagCAGTCTGCCGTACCAATACCCACCCTTTGACAGGGTGAAGGTGGAGCACTACGCGCCCGCCTTCGAGCAGGGCATGGCGGAGCAGATGGCGGAGATCGAGGCGATCAAGGCCAACCCCGACACGCCCACCTTCGAGAACACCGTTGTGGCACTCGAGAAGAGCGGGGCGCTGCttacgcgcgcacacatgcTCTTTCGAAACCTCTGCGCTGCACACGTGAACCCAGAGATGCAAAAGCTCGAGCAGGCCTACGCACCAAAGTTCTCCGCCCACACGGACAGGGTCTACCTTGACAGCGCCTTGTACAGCCGCATCAGGGCCGTGTACGACGagcgtgcctgccttgctGGCGAGGACTTGCGCCTCGTGGAGCACCACGAAAAGGAGTTCCGAAAGGCTGGCGCCGGCCTTGACGACGCGgtcaaggaggagctgaagcaggtGAATGAGCGCCTTGCCACTCTCGAGAGTGACTTCGCCAAGAGGCTCATGGACACACGCAGGACCGCGTCGCTGATCGtggctgacgctgctgagctgGAGGGCCTCAGCGAGGACGAGATCGCGACGgcacagaaagaggcggagagccTCGGCCACCCCGGCAAGCATGCGTTGGTCATTGTGAacacgacgcagcagccgctgctcgctTCACTGAGGAACCGCGagacgcgccgccgcctgctcgaggcgagcgagcagcgcgccggACGTGGCGACGAGAATGACACAACCGCCATCACGGTCGAgattgcgcagctgcgcctcaggAAGGCGAAGCTGCTTGGCAAGAAGAGCTTTGCGGAGTGGCAGCTCCAGAACCAGATGGCCGATCCGGCGTCTGCGGAGGCGTTGCTGCGCGACATGGgcaaagcggcagcgtcaaAGGCGACGAAGGAGGCCGCTGACATCCAGCAGATGATTCGCGAGGAGGGTGGTGACTTCGAGCTGGCGCCATGGGACTGGCGCTACTACGCGGAGCGGGTGCGCAGGCAGCTGTACGATCTCGACGAGAACGAGACGAAGCCGTACTTTGAGCTGAACAACGTCCTTGAGCGCGGCGTGTTCTACGCGGCGGAGAAGCTCTACGGCGtgacgatgcagcggcgcaccgatCTGCCGGTGTACCACCCCGATGTGATGACGTTCGAGATGTTCGACTACACGGGCGAGTCGCTCGCCATTTTTGGCCTCGACCCCTACGCGCGTGCAAGCAagcgcggtggtgcgtggATGACATTCTTTGTTCGCCAGGCCTCCCTGCTTGGCCAAAAGCCAGTCGTGTACAACGTGCTGAACATTGTGAAGCCGGCGGAGGGAAGGCCGGCCTTGTTGACCCGTGACAACGTGACGACGCTCTTCCACGAGTTCGGCCACGGACTCCACGGCATGCTAAGCAACCTCAAGTACTCAACACTCTCCGGCACGAGCGTCGCCCGTGACTTCCTCGAGTTCCCATCGCAGATCAACGAGCACTGGGCGATGTACGATGCCGTGCTGAAGAACTACGCGCTTCACTACGAGACTAAGGAGCCGATCCCGCAGTCGCTGGTGGATCGCATGAAGGCGGCCGAGACGTACGGTGCCGGCTTCCATACCATCGAGGTGGTCAAGGCGGCGTACCTCGATCTCCACTGGCATCGAGtcacggaggaggcggctgtgctgccaccggcacagatggaggaggcggcaatgAGAGCCTTTGGAGTTGGGATGACcgaggtgccgccgcgctacCACAGTGGGTACTTCCTGCACATTTTCGCTGGCGGGTACGCCTCGAACTACTACGTGTACCAGTGGGCGCGGGTGTTGGACTGCGACGGGTTCGAGTGGTTCCTGGAGAGCGGTGGGCTGACGCGCGAGAACGGAGATCAcctgcgcgcgtgcgtgctctCTGTGGGCAACTCGGTGGACGCCAACGTTGCGTACGAGAAGTTCGCTGGCCGCAAGGCCAACATGAAGGCGTTCCTGCGCATCAACGGTCTGCTGGGCGAGTAGGCTTgatgatgtgtgtgtgtgtgccgctgtgctcttcctccctctttctcaaagtttcgccttctctccttttctgtcCTCGTTCCTGTTCGTGTCGCTTGTGTTCGCCGAACGCCTACGCCAGCGCGGATGGGTTGGAGCTAAGCGGCGAAGGTCATTTCATCGCTGCTCTCGACTCTGCGCTGCGGCCTTCTCCGCACGGCAGTCGCGACCCCTTCGGTTTTTTGTTTCATCACCTTTTCATCATTGTGCATCGCGTAGAAggccatcctcctccccttctccctccgcgtgggtgcgtcggtgaaggcatCCGCGGCGCAGGCCTGGTAATCCGGCTTCCGAGACCGTCTGCCCGAAAGGGGGCCGCCttgccgcccccccccctcccccctgagGGGCCCACGTCATCATTTTGCCgccttctctgttttctGGCACTGTGCCGCACCAGGCCGCATATAGCCGGACGATCAGCGGGCAGCTCACTGCGCACCTTCGCATCGGTATTCGcctaccgccaccgccttctcccttttctgcgTATtcccgcccaccccctctctctctgtgcctctcttttccgctcACCTGCCACTCTACGGTTGCCTCGCCGTCTTGTCCGCCTTACCTTCCGGCTTTCCCCCCTTGCCGCGGTTTGCGCATCCGCGCTTGTTGGGGGTGTGCAGCGGGCCTCTCTGCGCGTTGGCGCCTCATTTTTTTCCACGTCGACAGACGCCGAGTTGCAACGCACTGCACAGCGCAGAGCGACTTCGACGTTTTCACCTCCCCCAACTCTTCTCTGTACAGGCGCCTCCGCAGCCGCTTTTTTTCGCGCAGTGGTAGGACATAGGGCAGCGAGGACAACAAATGTAAATCGCCACGCACCCCCCCTGGCAAAGATGCTTGCCACTCTTCGATCGAATGACACCACACCCCAACGCCCCTGCTTCCGTAGACGGCACCCTTGGCGTCATCCTCCCTCTGGCGTGCTGccacccccccaccccacctcctcccatccctcgctttctcttctttgtccCCCTTCACGTCcacccttcctctcccctttgctcCCCACGTGTGTCTATGCCTGTGATGTACCCGTGCTATGCCCACGGATGAAGATGCAGCGCCTTTCCTCGCACTCCCCACgtacacacctacacacccacacacgctcacatacacacacacacagatacacacatacatagacacacgcacacacacagacacacacacacggaacCCTTTCcccgtgctcttctctccgtattccctctcttttttctctttgcctgcgTTAGCccgctcgcctctctccttccctctgcgTTTCTCTTAAGACTACCTCGCCCACAATGAACCACGACTCGATGGCGCAGAGCCccgtcccccgcccccttcccatcccgccgccttcgccaatGCTCCCCCCGCCGGAAATAAAGCCACCATATGAACTTGAGATGACTTCAACAGGTGGAAGCGTGAAGATGGTGGAGTGCACGAGTGTTGGACCTGCCACAAACGAAGCGCGTCCAGCCCCTGAGGCGttaccgctgccaccagtCAGTGGCCCCTCTGCCATCCATTACGGgagacgccgcggcagccgccccctGTGCCGCTGTATGAAGCAGCGCACGAACGGTGGAATGCGGCTGAGCTGTGCTCGACTCGGACACCGCTGCTTGGGCGTTTTCCCTGCTGCTCTAGTCCGCTACAgagagcgccagcgacggGAGCTCGGGATCGAGCGATTCCGACGTGAAGGCCTGTGCGCtgaggagagcgatgcagcgacgctgccgctgggcgACGTGCTCCCTCCCACGGACGCGGACACCGCATCGGATGAGCAaagcgacgcagcgacgctgccgctgggcgACGTGCTCCCTCCCACGGACGCGGACACCACATCGGATGAGCAaagcgacgcagcgacgctgccgctgggcgACGTGCTCTCTCCCACGGATGTGGACACCACATCGGATGAGCagagcgacgcagcgacgctgccgccagtcAGTGGCCCCTCTGCCATCCATTACGGgagacgccgcggcagccgccccctGTGCCGCTGTATGAAGCAGCGCACGAACGGTGGAATGCGGCTGAGCTGTGCTCGACTCGGACACCGCTGCTTGGGCgttttctctgctgctctaGTCCGCTACAgagagcgccagcgacggGAGCTCGGGATCGAGCGATTCCGACGTGAAGGCCTGTGCGCtgaggagagcgatgcagcgacgctgccgctgggcgACGTGCTCCCTCCCACGGACGCGGACACCACATCGGATGAGCAaagcgacgcagcgacgctgccgctgggcgACGTGCTCTCTCCCACGGATGTGGACACCACATCGGATGAGCagagcgacgcagcgacgctgccgccagtcAGTGGCCCCTCTGCCATCCATTACGGgagacgccgcggcagccgccccctGTGCCGCTGTATGAAGCAGCGCACGAACGGTGGCACGCAGAATGAACATGAACTGGCTAGACTATGGCCCAGTGACGAGAAGGTGCCCCTGCCCCCTGTCGATAATTTGTGTATGACGTACTTGAGACCCTCAACATCTTTGACAAGCGCTATGGGCAGTGCCGTGCCCACTTCATCAGCAGCCTATACTACACAGCGTTCCCATCAATTTATTTTACCTCCGGTGGCCCCAGTGGTAGaccgtcctcctctcccattCGTCAGAGCCCCCACGTGGTGGGCAAATATGCGTGAACACTTccacctgctgcgcgtggtgctcttctttttttccctcttctttgaACCATTTCCGTGCTAGACCACTTCTTTATCAACTCAGAGACTCATCCTTTATAGACCATTTTTCTACAGATCACAGGCCTACACGTGATGGACCAGTGTTCATGAACATCAACAGATACCGCACGTGATGCGCCCACTTCTTTTTCATTAACCGGCCCTGCCGCTGTGGACCccttcttcctttctttcagatgcactgccgtggtggcccccttcattcttttcttccgaggcctgttttggaggcccccttcattctttcagatgcaccgccgtggcggcccccttctttctttttttccgaTGCTTGTTGTGGAGGctcccttcattctttctttgagatgccctgccgtggcggcccccttctttctttctttcagatgcactgccgtggtggcccccttcattctttctttccgaggcctgctgtggaggcccccttctttctttctttcagatgcactgccgtggcggcccccttcattcttttcttccgaggcctgttgtggaggccccctttctttctttcagatgcactgccgtggtggcccccttctttcttttcttccgaggcctgttgtggcggcccccttcattctttcagatgcactgccgtggcggcccccttctttctttttttcagatgcactgccgtggtggcccccttctttctttctttcagatgcactgccgtggcggcccccttctttctttttttccgaggcctgccgtggcggcccccttctttctttctttcagatgcactgccgtggcggcccccttctttcttttcttccgaggcctgctgtggtggcccccttctttctttctttcagaggcactgccgtggtggcccccttctttctttctttcagatgcactgccgtggtggcccccttctttctttctttcagatgcgctgccgtggcggcccccttctttcttttcttccgaggcctgttgtggcggcccccttcattctttcagatgccctgccgtggtggcccccttcattcttttcttccgaggcctgttgtggcggcccccttcattctttcagatgcgctgccgtggcggcccccttctttcttttcttccgaggcctgttgtggcggcccccttcattctttcagatgcactgccgtggcggcccccttctttcttttcttccgaggcctgttgtggcggcccccttctttctttctttcagatgcactggtgtggcggcccccttcattctttctttcagatgcactgccgtggtggcacccttctttctttctttcagatgcctgttgtggcggcccccttcattctttcagatgcactgccgtggtggcccccttctctcttttcttccgaggcctgctgtggaggcccccttcattctttcagatgcactgccgtggcggcccccttctttcttttcttccgaggcctgttgtggcggcccccttctttctttcagatgcactgccgtggcggccctcttcattctttctttcagatgcactgctgtggtggcccccttctttctttctttcagatgcactggtgtggcggcccccttcattctttctttgagatgcactgccgtggtggcccccttctttcttttcttccgaggcctgttgtggcggcccccttcattctttcagatgcactgccgtggcggcccccttctttctttctttcagatgcactggtgtggcggcccccttcattctttcagatgcactgccgtggcggcccccttctttcttttcttccgaggcctgttgtggcggcccccttctttctttctttcagatgcactggtgtggcggcccccttcattctttcagatgcactgccgtggcggcccccttctttctttctttcagatgcactggtgtggcggcccccttcattctttctttgagatgcactgccgtggtggcccccttcattcttttcttccgaggcctgttgtggcggcccccttctttctttcagatgcactgccgtggcggcccccttctttctttctttcagatgcactgccgtggtggcccccttctttcttttcttccgaggcctgttgtggcggcccccttcattctttcagatgcactgccgtggtggcccccttctttcttttcttccgaggctTGTTGTGGAGGctcccttcattctttcagatgcactgccgtggcggcccccttctttcttttcttccgaggcctgttgtggcggtccccttctttctttctttcagatgcactgccgtggtggcccccttctttcttttcttccgaggcctgttgtggcggcccccttctttctttctttccgatgcactgccgtggtggcccccttctttcttttcttccgaggcttgttgtggaggcccccttctttctttcagatgcactgccgtggcggcccccttctttcttttcttccgaggcctgtttTGGCGgtccccttctttctttctttcggatgcaccgccgtggcggcccccttctttcttttcttccgaggcctgttgtggcggcccccttcattctttcagatgcactgccgtggtggcccccttctttcttttcttccgaggcctgttgtggcggcccccttcattctttcagatgcactgccgtggtggcccccttctttcttttcttccgaggcctgttgtggcggcccccttctttctttctttcagatgcactgccgtggtggcccccttctttcttttcttccgaggcctgccgtggaggcccccttcattctttcagatgcactgccgtggtggcccccttctttcttttcttccgaggcctgttgtggcggccccctttctttctttcagatgcactgccgtggtggcccccttctttcttttcttccgaggcctgctgtggcggcccccttcattctttcagatgcactgccgtggtggccc includes these proteins:
- a CDS encoding putative peptidyl dipeptidase, producing the protein MSANPLLQQSSLPYQYPPFDRVKVEHYAPAFEQGMAEQMAEIEAIKANPDTPTFENTVVALEKSGALLTRAHMLFRNLCAAHVNPEMQKLEQAYAPKFSAHTDRVYLDSALYSRIRAVYDERACLAGEDLRLVEHHEKEFRKAGAGLDDAVKEELKQVNERLATLESDFAKRLMDTRRTASLIVADAAELEGLSEDEIATAQKEAESLGHPGKHALVIVNTTQQPLLASLRNRETRRRLLEASEQRAGRGDENDTTAITVEIAQLRLRKAKLLGKKSFAEWQLQNQMADPASAEALLRDMGKAAASKATKEAADIQQMIREEGGDFELAPWDWRYYAERVRRQLYDLDENETKPYFELNNVLERGVFYAAEKLYGVTMQRRTDLPVYHPDVMTFEMFDYTGESLAIFGLDPYARASKRGGAWMTFFVRQASLLGQKPVVYNVLNIVKPAEGRPALLTRDNVTTLFHEFGHGLHGMLSNLKYSTLSGTSVARDFLEFPSQINEHWAMYDAVLKNYALHYETKEPIPQSLVDRMKAAETYGAGFHTIEVVKAAYLDLHWHRVTEEAAVLPPAQMEEAAMRAFGVGMTEVPPRYHSGYFLHIFAGGYASNYYVYQWARVLDCDGFEWFLESGGLTRENGDHLRACVLSVGNSVDANVAYEKFAGRKANMKAFLRINGLLGE